In the genome of Drosophila subpulchrella strain 33 F10 #4 breed RU33 chromosome 2L, RU_Dsub_v1.1 Primary Assembly, whole genome shotgun sequence, one region contains:
- the LOC119546180 gene encoding pollen-specific leucine-rich repeat extensin-like protein 1, with product MNVEKLKRLQAQVRIGGKGTPRRKKKVMHQTAATDDKKLQSSLKKLSVSTIPGIEEVNIIKDDLTVIHFNNPKAQASLSANTFAVTGHGETRKVVEMLPDILPQLGQETVVQLRMYANAMNSQKGGAPGEGPLPAEEDDDVPQLVGDFDEVAKVEATTKQPEQAPKDSVENKPKDKPQQQQQPKKDQKQPQKTPETKPNEKPKEKQDIKKGQAKEAKKNDQQGNKEKQNKNKDQAKGQPAPQANKEKTQAAETPKQETPNKDPPKKEAPKQEAPKQEAPKQEAPKQDAPKQDLPKPAAEQKKEQPKSSDQKIETKSVEQKVEHPKPMENKPAEQKVEPPKQTEKPVEKPKQVEQPKATAPKVEQPERTGQQVDQNTQPQPTEQKVEQPKPAEQRIDVKPTEPKPEPQKETSGKAATPPGVQTLAQIVASEPPKQATPPEKPVGEVATTPKIEEQKKESPPPAKLEPTIPPAAPVATAEPPKSAPKQDSPPKSAPKRESPPKSAPKQDSPPKSAPKQDSPPKSAPKQPSPPKNNQDKPVVTEKPKQKTPPPAKQVTPPAEVAKTPAPEAIKTPAPEVSNAQIAQAPPKHQDQSAGSTKKEAPPPAKPVTPPAPVASATPAEAPSPLAPSTPPSTPTSVPPSAAAVTPPSPATVTPPSPAAVTPPQKQAAAPQAQNVKKQEAGGPKPKQQQPANKPQQAQKQPQGGPGGNKPQQKQPNPNTNAKPAVAPKPAQPAGKAAPASPKAAPNQPAQQQGKPAGKASPPKQTGPTGGQQKPAANSPKATPSPKAGGSPKAASPKAGTPPNPTPSAAPGGPN from the coding sequence ATGAATGTGGAGAAGCTGAAGCGCCTGCAGGCCCAGGTTCGGATCGGGGGGAAGGGCACTCCCCGGCGGAAGAAGAAGGTCATGCACCAGACGGCGGCCACCGACGACAAGAAGCTGCAGAGCTCCCTCAAGAAGCTGTCGGTGAGCACGATCCCGGGCATCGAGGAGGTCAACATCATCAAGGATGACCTCACGGTGATTCACTTCAACAACCCCAAGGCGCAGGCCTCCCTGTCGGCCAACACCTTCGCCGTCACGGGTCACGGGGAGACCCGGAAGGTGGTGGAAATGCTGCCGGACATCCTGCCCCAGCTGGGCCAGGAGACGGTCGTCCAGCTGCGGATGTATGCCAACGCCATGAACAGTCAGAAGGGCGGTGCACCCGGCGAGGGACCTCTTCCCGCCGAGGAGGACGATGACGTGCCCCAGCTCGTGGGCGACTTCGATGAGGTGGCCAAGGTGGAGGCCACCACCAAGCAGCCGGAACAGGCGCCAAAGGATTCGGTGGAGAACAAACCAAAGGACAAgcctcagcagcagcagcagcccaAGAAGGATCAAAAGCAGCCACAGAAGACGCCGGAGACCAAACCCAACGAGAAGCCCAAGGAGAAACAGGACATCAAGAAGGGTCAGGCCAAAGAAGCCAAGAAGAACGACCAGCAGGGCAACAAGGAGAAACAAAATAAGAACAAGGATCAGGCCAAGGGTCAACCAGCTCCTCAGGCCAACAAGGAAAAGACACAAGCTGCGGAAACTCCAAAACAGGAAACTCCAAACAAGGATCCTCCCAAGAAGGAAGCTCCAAAGCAGGAAGCTCCAAAGCAGGAAGCTCCAAAGCAGGAAGCTCCAAAGCAGGATGCTCCAAAGCAGGATCTTCCCAAGCCAGCGGCAGAACAAAAGAAGGAGCAACCCAAATCCTCTGACCAGAAGATTGAAACCAAATCGGTGGAACAAAAGGTGGAGCATCCCAAGCCCATGGAAAACAAACCCGCTGAGCAAAAAGTGGAGCCACCTAAACAGACTGAGAAACCGGTGGAGAAACCTAAGCAGGTTGAGCAGCCCAAAGCCACTGCaccaaaggtggaacagccAGAACGAACTGGACAACAAGTGGATCAGAATACCCAGCCACAACCCACTGAACAAAAGGTGGAGCAACCAAAGCCGGCAGAGCAAAGGATTGATGTCAAACCAACGGAGCCAAAACCCGAACCACAGAAGGAGACCTCTGGAAAggcggccacgccccctggtGTCCAGACTCTCGCCCAGATCGTGGCCTCAGAGCCACCCAAGCAGGCAACTCCTCCAGAGAAACCAGTCGGCGAAGTGGCAACCACTCCCAAAATTGAAGAGCAAAAGAAGGAGTCGCCTCCTCCAGCTAAGTTGGAGCCAACGATTCCTCCAGCTGCACCTGTTGCCACTGCTGAGCCACCGAAGAGTGCTCCTAAACAGGATTCACCACCAAAGAGTGCTCCTAAACGGGAGTCACCTCCTAAGAGTGCTCCTAAGCAGGATTCTCCTCCAAAGAGTGCCCCCAAACAGGACTCACCACCAAAGAGTGCTCCCAAACAACCATCTCCTCCCAAGAATAACCAGGATAAACCCGTTGTAACGGAGAAACCTAAGCAAAAGACTCCTCCACCAGCCAAGCAGGTTACTCCACCGGCTGAAGTGGCAAAAACTCCAGCTCCAGAAGCTATCAAGACGCCCGCTCCAGAAGTTTCCAATGCACAGATTGCTCAGGCACCGCCAAAGCATCAAGATCAGAGTGCAGGTTCTACCAAGAAGGAGGCACCACCACCCGCCAAGCCAGTGACGCCCCCAGCTCCAGTGGCTTCGGCCACTCCTGCAGAGGCGCCATCCCCCCTGGCACCCTCCACTCCGCCCTCGACTCCCACATCCGTACCACCATCCGCAGCGGCCGTGACTCCGCCATCTCCCGCCACAGTGACTCCGCCGTCGCCTGCTGCAGTTACTCCGCCACAAAAACAGGCTGCGGCACCCCAGGCGCAGAATGTCAAGAAGCAGGAGGCAGGAGGACCGAAGCCAAAGCAGCAGCAACCTGCCAACAAGCCGCAGCAGGCGCAGAAGCAGCCACAAGGAGGACCAGGGGGAAACAAGCCCCAACAGAAGCAGCCGAATCCCAATACCAACGCCAAGCCAGCAGTTGCTCCAAAGCCAGCTCAGCCTGCAGGAAAGGCAGCACCTGCATCTCCAAAAGCAGCTCCCAATCAGCCAGCTCAACAGCAGGGAAAACCAGCGGGCAAAGCCTCTCCTCCCAAGCAAACGGGCCCAACTGGAGGGCAGCAGAAGCCAGCGGCGAACTCCCCCAAGGCCACGCCCTCTCCAAAGGCAGGTGGCTCCCCGAAGGCGGCCTCACCAAAGGCCGGGACTCCTCCCAATCCCACTCCCTCTGCCGCCCCTGGAGGCCCCAATTGA
- the LOC119546435 gene encoding splicing factor 3B subunit 1, whose protein sequence is MENIPRTHEDIEAQISVIQEKKTELAKTTAAAAGVGLLDSGGFFDSDLYDDDAAKGKGRYEGYNTSIAANDAEEVDEDEDDGFPVPQKRTTYTAPTSVLKDVTQGKEDVDPMADRRRPTIADREDEYRQKRRRIIISPERADPFAEGGKTPDVGSRTYTDIMREQMLKGEETELRRRIQEKTKEGTLVKTASSSSSSASNGELAAPKDGGRKRGRWDQTVSDSFIPAKAATPSSAATPTWEDKTPGDHRWDETPGHKGSETPGATPGLGTRIWDATPAHAMTPGHETPGHEKSARRNRWDETPKTERETPGHSGWAETPKPDRTGSGAGVESISIESTPGASKRRSRWDETPSNATPAITPTNANAMTPNMTPSMTPHATPGHATPMLTPGGSTPIGVKAMAMATPSAGALAAMTPEQLQAYRWEKEIDERNRPYTDDELDQIFPPGYKILPPPAGYVPLRTPGRKLMATPTPIAGTPAGFFIQVEDKNAKFMDNQPKGQNLPFMKPEDAQYFDKLLVDVNEDALSPEELKERKIMKLLLTIKNGSPPMRKSALRQITDKAREFGAGPLFNQILPLLMSPTLEDQERHLLVKVIDRVLYKLDDLVRPYVHKILVVIEPLLIDEDHYARIEGREIISNLAKAAGLATMISTMRPDIDNIDEYVRNTTARAFAVVASALGIPSLLPFLKAVCKSKKSWQARHTGIKIVQQIAILMGCAILPHLKALVEIIEHGLVDEQQKVRTITALAIAALAEAATPYGIESFDSVLKPLWKGIRTHRGKGLAAFLKAIGYLIPLMDAEYANYYTREVMLILIREFQSPDEEMKKIVLKVVKQCCATDGVEPQYIKEEILPHFFKFFWNHRMALDRRNYRQLVDTTVEIANKVGASEIINRVVDDLKDENEQYRKMVMETVEKIMGNLGAADIDSRLEEQLIDGILYAFQEQTTEDVVMLNGFGTIVNQLGKRVKPYLPQICGTILWRLNNKSAKVRQQAADLISRIAVVMKTCQEEKLMGHLGVVLYEYLGEEYPEVLGSILGALKAIVNVIGMTKMTPPIKDLLPRLTPILKNRHEKVQENCIDLVGRIADRGPEYVSAREWMRICFELLELLKAHKKAIRRATVNTFGYIAKAIGPHDVLATLLNNLKVQERQNRVCTTVAIAIVAESCRPFTVLPALMNEYRVPELNVQNGVLKSLSFLFEYIGEMGKDYIYAVCPLLEDALMDRDLVHRQTACSAIKHMSLGVYGFGCEDALTHLLNYVWPNIFETSPHLVQAFMDSVDGLRVSLGPIKILQYTLQGLFHPARKVRDVYWKIYNSLYIGGQDALIAGYPRITNDPKNQYERYELDYTL, encoded by the exons atggaaaatattccGCGAACACATGAAG ACATCGAGGCACAGATCAGCGTGATCCAGGAGAAGAAGACGGAGCTGGCCAAGACCACGGCCGCGGCGGCCGGCGTGGGATTGCTGGACAGCGGGGGCTTCTTCGACAGCGACCTGTACGACGATGATGCGGCCAAGGGGAAGGGGCGGTACGAGGGGTACAACACCTCCATTGCGGCCAACGATGCCGAGGAGGTGGACGAGGACGAAGACGACGGCTTCCCGGTGCCCCAGAAGCGCACCACCTACACGGCGCCCACTTCCGTGCTGAAGGACGTGACCCAGGGCAAGGAGGATGTGGATCCCATGGCAGATCGCAGGCGTCCCACGATTGCGGATCGCGAGGATGAGTACCGGCAGAAGCGGCGTCGCATCATCATCTCCCCGGAGCGAGCGGATCCCTTCGCCGAGGGCGGAAAGACCCCGGATGTGGGTTCCCGCACCTACACGGACATCATGCGGGAGCAGATGCTGAAGGGCGAGGAGACAGAGCTGCGGCGTAGAATCCAGGAGAAGACCAAGGAGGGCACTCTGGTAAAGACTgcctcctcctcgtcgtcgTCGGCTTCGAATGGAGAATTGGCTGCACCCAAGGACGGCGGCAGGAAGCGAGGCAGATGGGACCAGACTGTCAGCGACAGCTTTATCCCGGCAAAGGCGGCCACGCCAAGCAGCGCCGCTACGCCCACTTGGGAAGAT AAAACTCCCGGTGACCATCGATGGGATGAGACTCCTGGACACAAGGGGAGTGAGACTCCAGGAGCCACTCCGGGACTAGGCACCCGCATATGGGACGCTACACCGGCTCACGCTATGACCCCGGGCCACGAGACACCTGGACACGAGAAGTCTGCTAGGAGGAATCGCTGGGATGAAACCCCGAAGACTGAGCGTGAGACTCCCGGACACAGCGGATGGGCCGAGACCCCCAAGCCAGATCGCACAGGAAGCGGAGCCGGCGTGGAAAGCATATCCATCGAGTCCACTCCTGGCGCCTCCAAACGTCGCTCTCGTTGGGATGAAACTCCATCGAATGCCACGCCCGCCATTACTCCCACAAATGCAAATGCCATGACCCCGAACATGACTCCAAGCATGACGCCACATGCAACTCCAGGACATGCTACGCCCATGCTGACGCCAGGAGGCAGCACCCCCATTGGAGTCAAGGCTATGGCCATGGCCACTCCCTCGGCGGGAGCTCTGGCCGCCATGACGCCCGAGCAGCTGCAGGCATATCGCTGGGAAAAGGAGATCGACGAGAGAAACAGGCCTTACACAGACGACGAATTGGACCAAATCTTCCCGCCAGGTTACAAAATTCTACCGCCGCCAGCTGGATACGTTCCACTCCGCACTCCCGGCAGGAAGCTGATGGCCACACCCACGCCAATCGCTGGCACTCCAGCTGGCTTCTTCATTCAAGTGGAGGATAAGAATGCCAAGTTCATGGACAACCAACCAAAGGGACAGAATCTCCCGTTCATGAAACCTGAGGATGCGCAGTATTTCGACAAACTCCTGGTAGACGTCAATGAAGATGCTTTGTCCCCGGAGGAACTCAAGGAGCGCAAGATTATGAAGCTGCTGCTGACCATCAAGAATGGCTCGCCACCCATGAGGAAGTCGGCCTTAAGGCAGATTACGGATAAAGCCAGAGAATTCGGAGCAGGTCCCTTGTTCAATCAGATCCTCCCGCTGCTTATGTCGCCCACTTTGGAGGATCAGGAGCGCCATTTGCTGGTGAAGGTTATCGATCGTGTTCTGTACAAACTGGACGATTTGGTGCGACCCTATGTGCACAAGATTTTGGTGGTCATAGAACCTCTGTTGATCGATGAAGATCACTATGCTCGCATAGAAGGCAGGGAAATCATTTCCAATCTGGCCAAGGCTGCTGGGTTGGCCACCATGATCTCAACCATGAGACCGGATATTGACAACATCGATGAGTATGTGAGAAACACCACAGCGCGAGCCTTTGCCGTGGTGGCCTCAGCATTGGGCATTCCCTCGCTATTGCCCTTCTTAAAAGCCGTGTGCAAGTCGAAGAAATCCTGGCAGGCGCGTCACACTGGTATCAAGATTGTCCAGCAGATAGCCATTCTCATGGGATGCGCTATATTGCCACATCTTAAAGCATTGGTGGAGATTATCGAGCACGGATTGGTGGATGAGCAGCAGAAGGTGCGCACAATTACAGCCTTGGCCATTGCTGCTCTGGCGGAGGCAGCCACTCCGTACGGCATTGAGTCCTTCGATTCCGTGCTGAAGCCCCTGTGGAAGGGTATTCGTACCCATCGAGGCAAAGGTCTGGCCGCCTTCTTGAAGGCCATTGGTTATCTGATTCCCCTGATGGACGCCGAGTACGCTAACTACTATACCCGTGAAGTGATGTTGATCCTCATCCGTGAGTTCCAGTCTCCGGATGAGGAAATGAAGAAGATCGTCCTGAAGGTGGTGAAACAATGTTGTGCCACCGATGGTGTGGAGCCGCAGTACATCAAAGAGGAGATCCTGCCGCACTTCTTCAAATTCTTTTGGAACCACCGCATGGCGCTGGACAGACGAAACTACCGCCAGCTGGTAGACACCACCGTGGAGATTGCCAACAAGGTGGGCGCCTCTGAGATCATCAATCGTGTGGTGGATGACCTGAAGGACGAGAATGAACAGTACAGGAAAATGGTGATGGAAACGGTGGAGAAGATCATGGGCAATCTGGGAGCAGCGGACATTGATTCACGCCTGGAGGAGCAGCTTATTGATGGCATTCTGTACGCCTTTCAAGAGCAGACCACCGAGGACGTGGTGATGTTGAATGGCTTTGGTACCATTGTCAATCAGCTGGGCAAGCGAGTGAAGCCCTATTTGCCACAGATTTGCGGTACGATTCTTTGGCGATTGAACAACAAATCCGCGAAAGTGCGTCAGCAAGCGGCGGATCTGATCTCCAGAATAGCGGTAGTGATGAAAACCTGCCAGGAGGAGAAGCTAATGGGACATTTGGGTGTTGTGCTGTACGAATACCTTGGTGAGGAGTACCCTGAAGTATTGGGCAGTATCCTGGGCGCCCTGAAGGCCATTGTAAATGTGATCGGCATGACAAAGATGACGCCTCCCATCAAGGACTTACTTCCCCGTCTCACACCTATCCTAAAGAATCGTCACGAGAAGGTGCAGGAGAACTGCATTGACTTGGTGGGACGAATTGCAGATCGAGGCCCAGAATATGTGTCTGCTCGCGAGTGGATGCGCATCTGCTTTGAGCTTCTGGAGTTGCTAAAGGCCCACAAGAAGGCAATTAGGAGAGCTACGGTTAACACCTTTGGTTACATCGCCAAGGCAATTGGACCCCACGACGTGCTGGCTACTCTGCTGAATAATCTAAAAGTCCAGGAGCGTCAGAACCGCGTGTGCACCACTGTGGCCATTGCCATTGTGGCCGAATCCTGTCGACCCTTCACTGTGCTCCCTGCTTTGATGAACGAATACCGAGTACCCGAGTTAAACGTTCAAAACGGTGTTCTGAAGTCCCTTTCCTTCCTCTTCGAATACATCGGGGAAATGGGCAAGGATTACATATATGCTGTCTGCCCACTCCTTGAAGATGCCCTAATGGACCGAGATCTGGTCCACAGACAAACCGCCTGCTCCGCCATCAAGCACATGTCCTTGGGCGTCTATGGCTTTGGCTGCGAGGATGCTTTGACGCATCTCCTCAATTACGTGTGGCCCAATATCTTTGAGACCTCCCCCCATCTTGTGCAGGCCTTTATGGACTCCGTCGATGGTTTAAGGGTGTCTCTGGGACCCATTAAGATCCTGCAATACACGCTACAAGGACTTTTCCATCCCGCTCGCAAAGTGAGG
- the LOC119547370 gene encoding protein Notchless, with protein MLAKKQKMQVETDSEPQATPHTIQARLISDTGEEAGPPIDLPAGITTQQLGLICNALLKNEEATPYLFFVGDDEIKKSLEDTLDLASVDTENVIDIVYQPQAVFKVRPVTRCTSSMPGHAEAVVSLNFSPDGAHLASGSGDTTVRLWDLNTETPHFTCTGHKQWVLCVAWAPDGKRLASGCKAGSIIIWDPETGQQKGRPLSGHRKHINCLAWEPYHRDPECRKLASASGDGDCRIWDVKLGQCLMNIGGHTNAVTAVRWGGSGLIYTSSKDRTVKMWRSADGILCRTFSGHAHWVNNIALSTDYVLRTGPFHPVKDRSKSQLNLSTEELQESALKRYQAVCPDEVESLVSCSDDNTLYLWRNNQNKCVERMTGHQNVVNDVKYSPDVKLIASASFDKSVRLWRASDGQYMATFRGHVQAVYTLAWSADSRLIVSGSKDSTLKVWSVQTKKLAQELPGHADEVFGVDWAPDGSRVASGGKDKVIKLWAY; from the exons ATGTTGGCcaaaaaacagaaaatgcaGGTGGAGACGGACTCAGAGCCCCAGGCCACGCCGCACACGATACAGGCGCGCCTCATTTCAGACACGGGGGAGGAGGCAGGGCCGCCCATCGACCTGCCGGCTGGGATTACCACCCAGCAACTGGGTCTGATTTGCAACGCTCTGCTGAAGAACGAGGAGGCCACTCCGTATCTGTTCTTCGTGGGCGATGATGAGATCAAGAAGAGCCTGGAGGACACCCTGGACCTGGCGTCGGTCGACACGGAGAACGTGATCGACATTGTGTACCAGCCGCAGGCGGTTTTCAAAGTGCGTCCGGTGACCAGATGCACGAGCTCCATGCCGGGACACGCGGAGGCCGTGGTCTCGCTGAACTTCAGCCCGGACGGTGCTCATCTGGCCAGTGGAAGTGGCGACACCACAGTGCGCCTGTGGGATCTCAACACAGAGACGCCTCACTTCACCTGCACAGGCCACAAGCAGTGGGTTCTGTGCGTAGCATGGGCTCCGGATGGCAAACGTTTGGCCAGCGGCTGCAAAGCTGGCTCCATAATCATCTGGGATCCGGAGACGGGCCAGCAGAAGGGCCGTCCCCTGAGCGGGCACAGGAAACACATCAACTGCCTCGCCTGGGAGCCGTATCATCGCGATCCGGAGTGCAGGAAACTTGCCTCCGCCAGTGGTGACGGTGATTGCCGGATCTGGGACGTGAAACTGGGCCAGTGCCTGATGAACATTGGCGGACACACGAATGCAGTGACAGCCGTGCGGTGGGGAGGATCGGGACTTATATACACCTCCTCCAAGGATCGCACAGTGAAGATGTGGCGGTCAGCCGATGGCATCTTGTGCCGGACGTTCTCTGGCCACGCTCACTGGGTGAACAATATTGCGCTGAGCACGGACTACGTGCTGCGCACAGGTCCATTCCATCCGGTCAAGGATCGCTCCAAGAGTCAACTCAACCTGAGCA CTGAGGAGTTGCAGGAGTCCGCTCTAAAGCGCTACCAGGCCGTCTGCCCGGATGAGGTGGAGTCCCTGGTTTCCTGTTCCGACGACAACACCCTCTATCTGTGGCgcaacaaccagaacaagtGCGTGGAGCGCATGACTGGCCACCAGAACGTGGTCAACGATGTGAAATATTCGCCGGATGTAAAATTAATTGCTTCAGCTTCCTTCGACAAGTCGGTGCGTCTGTGGCGCGCCAGCGATGGTCAGTACATGGCCACCTTCCGTGGTCATGTGCAGGCGGTTTACACGCTGGCCTGGTCGGCGGACTCCCGCTTGATTGTATCCGGTAGCAAGGATTCAACACTGAAGG TTTGGAGTGTACAGACCAAGAAGCTGGCACAAGAGCTTCCTGGGCATGCAGATGAGGTATTTGGTGTGGACTGGGCGCCGGATGGCTCTCGAGTTGCCTCTGGCGGCAAGGACAAAGTCATAAAGCT ATGGGCTTACTAG
- the LOC119547368 gene encoding pseudouridine-metabolizing bifunctional protein C1861.05: MLLRRCVLFPFPAVRLVRRSLHRQHDHIVLHPEVRQALQLQKPVVALESTIITHGMPMPENVLTALAVEEQVRHNGAIPATIGILDGRIKVGLTREELTTLAKKPREQVIKCSRRDLPFVVSRRQSGGTTVAATMIIAHRVGIRVFATGGIGGVHRDGHETLDVSADLTELGRTPVAVVCSGVKSILDIPRTLEYLETQGVCVASFDSPGGIFPDFYTRDSGCTVPYNLTDAQEAAELLRSWRELKMESGLLIGVPIPEEFAADKSKIEEAIQEATAQAKAQGISGKEVTPFLLAAIAKITEGRSLKSNIALIKNNAKVAAQIAASLCEVSTKMDNPSQKSIDRKPLVVGASILDLSFTVDDHNRDMKLDGATYSAVAKQAAGGVGRNIAEGIYKLYGDVNLISAVGNDQMGQTLLQMMPRALQRGLILADSHNTSLCSLIFDKFGDCKLILGNMEIHQSITPETLQAHHQLFREAPLIIMDSNISEQAMASILQQAQKYKIPVFFEPTDMFIAGKPFKLLPELTKNIRLIKPNLQELKTITEAITGEPVKWNPDTKLPQAELLHQAKSMIKKIDCHFNCIIATLSDHGVLLSYRRDADNDARLLLDVSKSSQPHCTRFYAAPMVHNIVNVSGAGDSFCAGFITALLRSCTLDECVAGGFVAAEKALQSESAVPTTYYSNQESFESRYKQTAKLIQQQSI; encoded by the coding sequence ATGTTGCTCCGGAGATGTGTCCTGTTTCCGTTTCCCGCCGTGCGACTTGTGCGTCGGAGTTTGCACCGCCAGCATGACCACATCGTGCTCCACCCGGAGGTGCGGCAGGCGCTGCAGCTCCAGAAGCCGGTGGTGGCCCTGGAGTCCACCATTATCACGCACGGGATGCCAATGCCGGAGAACGTCCTGACGGCGCTGGCGGTGGAGGAGCAAGTGCGGCATAATGGAGCCATTCCGGCCACCATTGGCATTCTGGACGGACGGATCAAGGTGGGGCTGACGCGCGAGGAACTCACCACGCTGGCCAAGAAGCCCCGGGAGCAGGTGATCAAGTGCTCCCGCAGGGATCTGCCCTTTGTGGTGTCCAGAAGACAGAGTGGTGGGACCACTGTGGCCGCCACAATGATCATTGCCCACCGAGTGGGCATCCGGGTGTTCGCCACTGGTGGAATCGGCGGAGTCCATCGCGATGGCCACGAGACCCTGGATGTTTCCGCCGATCTCACCGAGCTGGGACGCACTCCGGTGGCCGTGGTCTGCAGCGGCGTCAAATCCATCCTGGACATTCCCCGCACACTCGAGTACCTGGAGACGCAGGGCGTGTGTGTGGCCAGTTTCGACAGTCCTGGTGGCATCTTTCCAGATTTCTACACAAGGGACAGCGGCTGCACGGTGCCCTACAACCTCACCGATGCCCAAGAGGCGGCGGAACTGTTGCGATCCTGGCGGGAACTAAAAATGGAGTCGGGCCTGCTGATCGGTGTCCCTATCCCAGAGGAGTTTGCTGCAGACAAATCTAAAATTGAGGAGGCCATCCAGGAAGCAACTGCCCAAGCCAAAGCCCAGGGAATCTCTGGCAAGGAGGTGACACCATTTCTGCTCGCCGCCATAGCCAAGATCACGGAAGGAAGGAGTCTCAAGTCCAACATAGCCCTTATCAAAAACAATGCCAAAGTGGCTGCCCAAATTGCCGCTTCCCTTTGTGAAGTTTCTACAAAAATGGATAATCCAAGCCAGAAATCCATCGACAGGAAACCTCTGGTTGTGGGAGCCTCCATTTTGGATCTCTCTTTTACGGTAGACGACCACAACCGCGACATGAAACTGGATGGAGCCACTTACTCAGCCGTGGCTAAGCAGGCAGCTGGAGGAGTTGGTCGGAACATCGCGGAGGGCATTTATAAACTCTACGGAGATGTAAACCTGATATCCGCCGTGGGCAACGATCAGATGGGACAAACACTCCTCCAGATGATGCCAAGGGCACTGCAGCGGGGCCTGATTCTGGCAGACAGCCATAACACCTCCTTGTGCTCTCTAATCTTCGATAAATTCGGGGATTGCAAGCTGATACTGGGCAACATGGAAATCCACCAGAGCATTACACCCGAAACCCTTCAGGCGCACCATCAACTCTTCCGGGAAGCTCCTCTCATCATCATGGACAGCAATATTTCCGAGCAGGCGATGGCCAGCATCCTGCAGCAGGCGCAAAAGTATAAGATTCCCGTCTTTTTCGAGCCCACGGATATGTTCATAGCCGGGAAACCTTTTAAACTGCTGCCGGAGCTGACCAAAAACATACGCCTGATCAAACCGAATCTGCAGGAGCTGAAGACCATTACGGAGGCCATTACTGGCGAGCCGGTTAAATGGAATCCAGATACCAAGCTGCCTCAGGCGGAACTCCTGCATCAGGCCAAATCCATGATCAAAAAAATCGACTGCCACTTCAACTGCATCATTGCCACGCTGAGCGACCACGGGGTGCTCCTAAGCTATCGACGGGATGCGGACAACGATGCCAGGCTGCTCTTGGACGTAAGCAAATCCTCACAACCGCACTGTACTCGCTTCTATGCCGCTCCAATGGTCCACAACATTGTCAATGTCTCGGGAGCGGGCGATAGTTTCTGTGCGGGATTCATCACTGCCCTGCTGCGAAGCTGCACCCTGGACGAGTGCGTAGCCGGGGGATTTGTGGCCGCTGAAAAGGCCCTGCAATCCGAGTCGGCTGTGCCCACGACCTACTACTCAAATCAGGAATCCTTCGAAAGTCGCTACAAGCAAACTGCCAAGCTCATCCAACAGCAAAGCATTTAG
- the LOC119546181 gene encoding translocator protein — protein MADRPCAGNLLRIAGAVILPNLGGIYNGRLTRQNLQNWYANLKFPSFKPPNAVFAPMWISLYAGMGYGSYLVWRDGGGFSGEAAKLPLIAYGTQLALNWAWTPIFFGQHNIKGALIDIVALTATAGACGVLFYRVNKTAGLLFVPYLAWLGFATALNYAIWKLNPEEKKPLEEEKPSGSAHAKAN, from the exons ATGGCTGATCGTCCGTGTGCTGGAAACCTGCTCCGCATCGCCGGAGCCGTAATCCTGCCCAATCTGGGTGGGATCTACAATGGGCGGCTGACCAGGCAGAACCTACAGAACTGGTACGCGAACCTCAAGTTCCCGTCCTTCAAGCCGCCCAACGCGGTCTTTGCCCCGATGTGGATCTCCCTGTACGCGGGAATGGGCTACGGATCCTACCTGGTGTGGCGCGATGGCGGGGGATTCTCAGGCGAGGCGGCCAAACTGCCCCTCATCGCCTACGGCACCCAGCTGGCACTCAACTGGGCCTGGACGCCCATCTTCTTCGGGCAGCACAACATCAAGGGC GCGCTCATCGACATAGTCGCCCTCACGGCCACGGCTGGTGCCTGTGGTGTCCTGTTCTACAGGGTCAACAAGACCGCCGGACTGCTCTTTGTGCCCTACCTAGCCTGGCTGGGATTCGCCACGGCCCTTAACTACGCCATCTGGAAGCTGAATCCCGAGGAGAAGAAGCCCCTGGAGGAGGAGAAGCCCTCCGGCAGTGCTCACGCCAAGGCCAATTAG